The following are from one region of the Flavobacteriaceae bacterium UJ101 genome:
- a CDS encoding glyceraldehyde-3-phosphate dehydrogenase (phosphorylating) (Involved in the gluconeogenesis. Catalyzes the oxidative phosphorylation of glyceraldehyde 3-phosphate (G3P) to 1,3- bisphosphoglycerate (BPG) using the cofactor NADP. The first reaction step involves the formation of a hemiacetal intermediate between G3P and a cysteine residue, and this hemiacetal intermediate is then oxidized to a thioester, with concomitant reduction of NADP to NADPH. The reduced NADPH is then exchanged with the second NADP, and the thioester is attacked by a nucleophilic inorganic phosphate to produce BPG; Belongs to the glyceraldehyde-3-phosphate dehydrogenase family.; KEGG: syne:Syn6312_2116 glyceraldehyde 3-phosphate dehydrogenase), with amino-acid sequence MSKVRVAINGFGRIGRLAFRLIEDSPEFEVVAINDLTDAKTLGHLLKYDTTQGRFKTESLEIKDNQLVVDGNAVTIYSERDPENLPWGDLKVDVVLECTGFFRTKELAEKHIKAGARKVIISAPAKGDMKTIVYNVNHDILDGSETVLSGASCTTNCLAPVAKVLNDTFGIKKGLMTTIHGYTNDQNTLDGPHSDLRRGRAAAENIVPTSTGAAVAVGLVLPELKGKLDGGAMRVPVPTGSLVDLVVELDKNVTVEEINQAIISASKNELKDTLGYTEDPIVSSDIVGITYGSLFDGLSTKVMEQEGKQLVKIVTWYDNEMSYVAQLIRLTKHFASLI; translated from the coding sequence ATGAGTAAAGTAAGAGTTGCTATCAATGGATTCGGTAGAATTGGACGTTTGGCTTTCCGTTTAATCGAAGATAGCCCAGAGTTTGAAGTTGTTGCAATTAATGATTTAACGGATGCAAAAACATTAGGTCATTTATTAAAGTATGATACAACACAAGGTCGCTTTAAAACAGAATCTTTAGAAATAAAAGATAATCAATTAGTAGTAGACGGTAATGCTGTTACTATTTATTCAGAAAGAGATCCTGAAAATTTACCTTGGGGAGATTTAAAAGTAGATGTTGTTCTAGAATGTACAGGATTCTTCCGTACAAAAGAATTAGCAGAAAAACATATCAAAGCAGGTGCTCGTAAAGTAATTATTTCAGCTCCAGCAAAAGGAGATATGAAAACCATTGTTTATAATGTAAACCATGATATTTTAGATGGATCTGAAACTGTTTTATCAGGCGCCTCTTGTACAACAAATTGTTTAGCTCCTGTAGCAAAAGTATTAAATGATACTTTTGGAATTAAAAAAGGATTAATGACGACTATTCATGGTTATACAAATGATCAAAATACATTAGATGGACCACATTCTGATTTAAGAAGAGGACGTGCTGCTGCAGAAAATATTGTGCCAACATCAACAGGAGCTGCTGTAGCAGTAGGTTTAGTTTTACCTGAATTAAAAGGTAAATTAGATGGAGGAGCTATGCGTGTTCCAGTACCTACAGGATCTTTAGTGGATTTAGTAGTTGAATTAGATAAAAACGTAACGGTTGAAGAAATTAATCAAGCAATAATTTCAGCTTCTAAAAATGAATTAAAAGATACATTAGGATATACAGAGGATCCAATTGTTTCTTCAGATATCGTTGGAATTACTTATGGTTCATTGTTTGATGGTTTATCAACAAAAGTTATGGAGCAAGAAGGAAAACAATTAGTAAAAATTGTAACATGGTATGATAATGAAATGTCTTATGTTGCTCAATTAATTCGATTGACAAAACATTTTGCAAGTTTGATCTAA
- the pfkA|PFK gene encoding 6-phosphofructokinase (Catalyzes the phosphorylation of D-fructose 6-phosphate to fructose 1,6-bisphosphate by ATP, the first committing step of glycolysis; Belongs to the phosphofructokinase type A (PFKA) family. ATP-dependent PFK group I subfamily. Eukaryotic two domain clade 'E' sub-subfamily.; KEGG: eco:b3916 6-phosphofructokinase 1) produces MTSGGDAPGMNAAIRAVARACAYYGIECKGIRLGYRGLIENDIIDLGPRDVRNIINRGGTILKTARSEEFRTKEGRKKAYDHFVKNGLEALVVIGGDGSFTGAKVFHEEYGVPVVGAPGTIDNDIFGTDFTIGYDTALNTVVSAIDKIRDTAQSHNRMFFVEVMGRDAGFIALNTGIASGASDILIPEQKDSIDDLLKSVRNAEKVGKKSNIIVVAEGEELGGVYDLAKFVKMKYPEYDIRVTVLGHIQRGGDPSCADRVLASRLGVAAVEALMDGKTNIMAGIRSNKVVYTAFDEAIKKHNEINKNLIEVAEMLAI; encoded by the coding sequence ATGACTTCGGGGGGAGATGCACCGGGTATGAATGCTGCAATTCGTGCGGTAGCAAGAGCATGTGCTTATTATGGAATTGAATGTAAAGGAATTCGATTAGGTTATAGAGGATTAATAGAAAATGATATCATAGATTTAGGTCCTCGTGATGTTCGAAATATTATCAATCGTGGGGGGACCATATTGAAAACAGCACGTTCAGAAGAGTTTAGAACTAAAGAAGGTCGTAAAAAAGCATACGATCATTTTGTGAAAAATGGTTTAGAAGCTTTAGTTGTGATTGGAGGAGATGGTTCTTTTACTGGAGCTAAAGTTTTTCATGAAGAATATGGCGTTCCTGTAGTAGGTGCACCTGGAACTATTGATAATGATATTTTTGGTACTGATTTTACAATAGGTTATGATACTGCTTTAAATACAGTAGTTTCAGCTATTGATAAGATTCGTGATACTGCGCAATCTCATAATCGAATGTTTTTTGTAGAAGTTATGGGACGTGATGCAGGGTTTATTGCATTAAATACTGGAATAGCTTCAGGAGCTTCTGATATTTTAATTCCTGAGCAGAAAGATAGTATAGATGATTTATTGAAGTCAGTTCGAAATGCTGAGAAAGTAGGGAAAAAATCCAATATTATTGTGGTTGCTGAAGGAGAAGAATTAGGCGGTGTTTATGATCTAGCCAAATTTGTTAAAATGAAGTACCCAGAGTATGATATTCGTGTAACCGTTTTAGGGCATATTCAAAGAGGAGGAGATCCTTCATGTGCAGATCGAGTATTAGCTTCTCGTTTAGGAGTAGCTGCTGTAGAAGCTTTAATGGATGGAAAAACCAATATTATGGCAGGTATTCGAAGTAATAAAGTTGTGTATACAGCTTTTGATGAGGCGATTAAAAAACATAATGAAATTAATAAAAATTTAATTGAAGTAGCTGAAATGTTAGCGATTTAA
- the fabD gene encoding [Acyl-carrier-protein] S-malonyltransferase (Belongs to the FabD family.; KEGG: xft:PD1504 (acyl-carrier-protein) S-malonyltransferase), which yields MKAYVFPGQGAQFSGMGKDLYDQYPQAKEMFEKANDILGFDIMKIMFEGSAEDLKKTEVTQPAIYIHSVIKAKVLGIQPELVAGHSLGEFSALAAIGVFSFEDGLKLVAKRATAMQAATEQTEGTMAAVLGLEDTIVEEVCEGIENVVPANYNCPGQLVISGAVRGIHDACEILKEKGAKRALVLPVGGAFHSPLMQPAREELAKAIENTVFHDAVCPVYQNVPTTAVTSSEEIKKNLIAQLTAPVKWTQSVQNMILDGANTFSEVGPGKVLQGLIKKINREVDVNSAE from the coding sequence ATGAAAGCATATGTTTTTCCTGGACAAGGAGCTCAATTTTCAGGTATGGGTAAAGATTTGTATGATCAATATCCTCAAGCAAAAGAAATGTTTGAAAAGGCAAACGATATCTTAGGTTTTGATATTATGAAAATTATGTTTGAAGGTTCAGCAGAAGACTTAAAAAAAACAGAGGTGACACAACCTGCTATATACATTCATTCTGTTATTAAAGCTAAGGTTTTAGGAATCCAGCCAGAGTTGGTAGCAGGTCACTCTTTAGGTGAATTTTCTGCATTAGCTGCTATTGGTGTTTTTTCTTTTGAAGATGGATTAAAATTGGTAGCTAAAAGAGCTACAGCTATGCAGGCTGCAACGGAACAAACTGAAGGAACAATGGCTGCTGTTTTAGGCTTAGAAGATACTATTGTAGAAGAAGTTTGTGAAGGAATTGAAAATGTGGTACCTGCTAATTATAATTGCCCTGGACAATTGGTGATTTCAGGAGCGGTGAGAGGAATTCATGATGCATGTGAAATTTTAAAAGAGAAAGGAGCTAAACGAGCTTTAGTTTTACCTGTAGGAGGTGCTTTTCATTCTCCATTGATGCAACCTGCTCGTGAAGAATTGGCAAAAGCAATAGAAAATACTGTATTTCATGATGCAGTATGTCCTGTATATCAAAATGTACCGACAACTGCTGTTACATCTTCTGAAGAAATAAAGAAAAATCTAATAGCCCAATTAACTGCTCCAGTAAAGTGGACACAATCTGTTCAAAATATGATTTTAGATGGTGCAAATACATTTTCAGAAGTCGGACCAGGAAAAGTATTACAAGGTTTGATAAAGAAAATTAATCGTGAAGTAGATGTAAATTCTGCAGAATAA
- a CDS encoding HTH-type transcriptional repressor BluR (Controls the expression of several small proteins that may play a role in biofilm maturation. Binds to and represses the operator of the ycgZ-ymgA-ariR-ymgC operon and also regulates ynaK. Binding is antagonized by BluF upon blue light (470 nm) irradiation. Blue light may increase the affinity of BluF for BluR, allowing it to be released from its operator; Contains 1 HTH merR-type DNA-binding domain.) yields the protein MIKLKKLGNQWINMYVELPEKLYYTIGEVAKAFNVNTSLIRFWEKEFEVIKPKKNKKGNRLFTPKDISNLKLIYHLVKEKGYTLEGAKTALKTEPEKTHTQFEVISRLEKIRAELLKIKKELDLVDET from the coding sequence ATGATCAAGCTCAAGAAGCTGGGCAATCAATGGATTAATATGTATGTAGAATTACCAGAAAAATTATATTATACAATAGGAGAAGTAGCTAAGGCATTTAATGTCAATACTTCTCTTATTCGTTTTTGGGAAAAAGAGTTTGAAGTTATAAAACCCAAAAAAAATAAAAAAGGAAATCGCCTTTTTACACCTAAAGACATCTCTAATCTTAAATTGATTTATCATCTAGTTAAAGAGAAAGGATACACACTTGAAGGTGCTAAAACAGCTTTAAAAACAGAGCCTGAAAAAACACATACTCAATTTGAAGTTATTTCTAGATTAGAAAAAATTCGTGCTGAGCTCTTAAAAATTAAAAAAGAATTAGACCTAGTAGATGAAACCTAA
- a CDS encoding DNA recombination protein RmuC (Involved in DNA recombination; Belongs to the RmuC family.) has translation MEQYIIAIISILISILAGFIIGKLFSQNQFNKKINALYTDNQKLSHSNELIETQNKTLQNQILTTKEEFTLLLEKAESEKKQLQHDKNTVEQTLNIQLTQKEATIDHLEDKLLSQVKEYQKLQDENKRDFEILANKILEEKSSKFTEQNKVNIKSLLDPLQEKIQHFEKKVEDTNKESIERNSQLREQIFNLKSLNEQMSKEALNLTKALKGDNKTQGNWGELVLERVLEKSGLEKGREYEVQQSFTNEEGKRFMPDVVINLPDHKKMIVDSKVSLTAYEKYSNEEDEELKEQFLKDHILSLNRHVEQLSEKKYEDLYQIDSPDFVLLFVPIEPAFAIALNTDNQLYNKAFEKNIVIVTPSTLLATLRTIDTMWNNEKQQRNAIEIARQAGALYDKFEGLVVDLTKVGKKMDDAKKDYSAAMNKLVEGRGNLITSVEKLKKLGAKAKKSLPQPFIERAEDEES, from the coding sequence ATGGAACAATATATTATCGCTATCATTTCAATTTTAATTAGTATTCTTGCGGGTTTTATTATTGGAAAATTATTTTCTCAAAATCAGTTCAATAAAAAAATTAACGCTTTATATACTGATAATCAAAAATTAAGCCATTCTAACGAACTAATAGAAACACAAAACAAAACCCTTCAAAACCAAATTCTTACAACTAAGGAAGAGTTTACTCTTCTATTGGAAAAAGCTGAATCAGAAAAAAAACAACTACAGCATGATAAGAATACTGTTGAGCAAACTTTAAACATTCAACTTACTCAAAAAGAAGCTACAATTGATCATTTAGAAGATAAATTACTAAGTCAAGTTAAAGAATATCAAAAACTTCAAGATGAAAACAAACGTGATTTTGAAATTTTAGCCAATAAAATCTTAGAAGAAAAATCTTCTAAATTTACAGAACAAAATAAAGTAAATATAAAATCATTGTTAGATCCTTTACAAGAAAAGATTCAACATTTTGAAAAAAAGGTAGAAGACACCAATAAAGAAAGTATTGAACGAAATTCTCAACTACGTGAACAAATTTTTAATTTGAAATCACTTAATGAGCAAATGAGTAAAGAAGCCTTAAATTTAACAAAAGCTTTGAAAGGAGATAATAAAACACAAGGGAATTGGGGAGAATTAGTTCTAGAGCGTGTTTTAGAAAAATCTGGATTAGAAAAGGGGCGTGAATATGAAGTTCAACAAAGCTTTACTAATGAAGAAGGAAAGCGTTTCATGCCTGATGTTGTCATCAATCTTCCTGATCATAAAAAAATGATTGTTGATTCTAAAGTTTCTTTAACAGCTTATGAGAAATATAGTAATGAGGAAGATGAAGAACTAAAAGAACAGTTTTTAAAGGATCATATTCTTTCTTTAAATCGTCATGTAGAACAATTAAGTGAAAAAAAATATGAGGATTTGTATCAAATTGATTCTCCTGACTTTGTTTTACTTTTTGTACCTATCGAACCTGCTTTTGCTATTGCTTTAAATACCGATAACCAATTGTACAACAAAGCTTTTGAAAAAAACATTGTCATTGTCACCCCTTCTACACTTCTTGCAACGCTTCGTACAATCGATACGATGTGGAACAATGAAAAGCAACAACGTAATGCTATTGAAATTGCACGCCAAGCAGGTGCCTTATATGATAAATTTGAAGGTTTAGTAGTCGATTTGACTAAAGTTGGCAAAAAAATGGACGATGCTAAGAAGGATTATAGTGCTGCCATGAATAAATTGGTTGAAGGACGTGGAAATCTCATTACCAGTGTAGAAAAACTTAAAAAATTAGGTGCTAAAGCAAAAAAATCACTACCTCAACCTTTTATAGAACGTGCAGAAGATGAGGAATCTTAA
- a CDS encoding protein SanA like protein (Participates in the barrier function of the cell envelope.), translated as MRNLNLFKHLKLRILFKILIAGTIGIFLLIFLCNYWVEHSTKNQIYSNIETIPHHKVGVLLGTSKYVAGGRINLYYQFRIKAAAALFHAKKIDFIIVSGDNSVKNYNEPEQMKQSLIEKGVPSDKIQEDYAGFRTLDSMLRAKEIFGQDHYTIISQPFHNERALFISNYHGHHAIAFNAQKVTQRYGFKTQVREYLARVKAVLDLYILKTDAKFYGEKIEIKD; from the coding sequence ATGAGGAATCTTAATCTATTTAAACATTTAAAACTAAGAATTCTATTCAAAATTCTTATTGCTGGAACTATTGGAATCTTTCTCCTTATATTCCTTTGTAATTACTGGGTAGAACATTCTACTAAAAACCAAATTTATTCTAATATAGAAACTATACCTCATCATAAGGTTGGTGTTTTATTGGGAACTTCTAAATATGTTGCTGGAGGACGAATCAACCTATATTATCAGTTTCGAATTAAGGCAGCCGCAGCACTATTTCATGCTAAAAAAATTGATTTCATTATTGTCAGTGGAGATAATTCTGTGAAAAATTATAATGAACCAGAACAAATGAAACAATCTCTTATTGAAAAAGGGGTTCCTTCTGATAAAATTCAAGAGGATTATGCTGGTTTTCGAACTTTAGATTCTATGCTACGTGCTAAAGAAATATTTGGTCAAGATCATTATACCATTATTTCACAACCTTTTCATAATGAAAGGGCTTTATTTATTTCTAATTATCATGGTCATCATGCTATTGCTTTTAATGCCCAAAAAGTAACACAACGTTATGGTTTTAAAACCCAAGTGAGAGAATATTTAGCACGTGTAAAAGCAGTCTTAGATTTATACATCTTAAAAACAGATGCCAAATTTTATGGAGAAAAGATTGAAATAAAAGATTAA
- the lytM gene encoding lysostaphin (A murein DD-endopeptidase with specificity for D-Ala- meso-diaminopimelic acid (mDAP) cross-links. Its role is probably to cleave D-Ala-mDAP cross-links to allow insertion of new glycans and thus cell wall expansion. Functionally redundant with MepM and MepH (By similarity); Belongs to the peptidase M23B family; Contains 1 LysM repeat.; KEGG: ava:Ava_C0210 lysostaphin): MSKEKFYYDSKTATYVKIDESFSKRFKKIAIALSAVGVLGVTSAYLFSNNDSNSTNTISLVSNNNSETELNKMAEQYNALNDKLEKANTVLENLQERDNHLYRTYFELDPISDEVRKGGFGGTDRYKDLKNLSQAELVIETSKKVDMLSKQLLVQSQSIEEVAKRAKEKEKMLASIPAIQPIAKNNLKRLASGYGMRRHPILKIGKMHWGLDFSAATGTPIYATGDATVKSAGRMGGYGNVVVLNHGYGYETYYAHMSKFGKYRAGQKVKRGDIIGYVGSTGLSSGPHLHYEVHKNGEKIDPISFFYKSVSPDEYKKLHDQAQEAGQSMD, encoded by the coding sequence ATGTCTAAAGAAAAGTTTTATTACGATAGTAAAACAGCTACTTATGTAAAAATAGACGAATCTTTTTCTAAAAGATTTAAAAAAATAGCTATCGCACTATCTGCAGTTGGTGTCTTGGGGGTCACTTCTGCTTACCTTTTTTCTAACAACGACAGTAACTCTACTAACACCATCTCTTTAGTTTCAAATAACAATTCTGAAACTGAATTAAATAAAATGGCAGAACAATATAATGCTTTAAATGATAAATTAGAAAAAGCAAATACTGTTTTAGAAAATTTACAAGAACGAGATAACCATTTATATCGTACTTATTTCGAATTAGATCCTATTTCTGATGAAGTTAGAAAAGGTGGATTTGGAGGTACAGACCGTTATAAAGATTTAAAAAACTTATCCCAAGCCGAATTAGTCATTGAAACAAGTAAAAAAGTGGATATGCTAAGTAAACAATTGTTAGTTCAATCACAATCAATTGAAGAGGTTGCTAAACGAGCGAAGGAAAAAGAAAAAATGTTAGCCAGCATCCCTGCTATACAACCTATTGCTAAAAACAATTTAAAAAGGTTAGCTTCAGGTTATGGAATGCGTCGTCATCCTATTTTAAAAATAGGGAAAATGCACTGGGGACTTGATTTTAGTGCTGCTACTGGAACACCTATTTATGCTACAGGTGATGCTACTGTTAAAAGTGCAGGCCGCATGGGAGGTTATGGTAACGTAGTGGTTTTAAATCATGGCTATGGTTATGAAACTTATTATGCTCACATGAGTAAATTTGGAAAATATAGAGCAGGACAAAAAGTAAAAAGAGGTGATATTATAGGATATGTAGGAAGTACTGGATTATCTTCTGGTCCTCACTTACATTATGAGGTACATAAAAATGGTGAAAAAATTGACCCTATTTCATTCTTTTATAAGAGTGTAAGTCCTGATGAATACAAAAAATTACATGATCAAGCTCAAGAAGCTGGGCAATCAATGGATTAA
- the AARS|alaS gene encoding alanine--tRNA ligase (Catalyzes the attachment of alanine to tRNA(Ala) in a two-step reaction: alanine is first activated by ATP to form Ala- AMP and then transferred to the acceptor end of tRNA(Ala). Also edits incorrectly charged Ser-tRNA(Ala) and Gly-tRNA(Ala) via its editing domain; Belongs to the class-II aminoacyl-tRNA synthetase family.; KEGG: son:SO_3428 alanyl-tRNA synthetase): MKSRAIRQAFFDFFKKKQHEIVASAPIVLKDDPTLMFTNAGMNQFKDYFLGYKEPKSVRIADTQKCLRVSGKHNDLDEVGHDTYHHTMFEMLGNWSFGDYFKEEAIAWAWELLTKVYEIPIDNIYVSVFEGDKTDNLPKDIDAINIWKKYIAEDRILEFDKKDNFWEMGETGPCGPCSEIHVDLRSEEEKAKISGKELINADHPQVVEVWNLVFMEFMRKADGSLEKLPQKHIDTGMGFERLCMAIQKKASNYDTDVFMPIINQIETISGKTYGENEEDDIAIRVVADHLRAVSFAIADGQLPSNNGAGYVIRRILRRAISYGYRFLNQKEPFIYRLVDILEKEMGEFFPEIIKQKELIVNVIKEEEVSFLRTLEQGLNRISQIIEKNKKEGKTIIEGKVVFELYDTFGFPTDLSALVAENFGMTIDEKGFEKHMQDQKDRARKASESETGDWVVILEDEKEEFIGYDYLEADVKITKYRKVTNKKGSFYQIAFNFTPFYAESGGQVGDTGYIEALGEKITILDTKKENNLIIHITKTLPKTPEATFKAFVDKKRRDAITKNHTATHLLHQALREVLGDHVEQRGSHVSEDRLRFDFSHFSKITEEEMQQIEEIVFKNIIAGHPLEENRSVPINVAIEKGAMALFGEKYDDVVRTIGFGDSFELCGGCHVKSTTDIMMFHIESESSIASGIRRIEAITGQKAIDHLKKHFTEYSDVLKILKNPKEPVKAIESIQKENNELRKQVEQFIKEKALVAKDEWINKAEKIGDITFISEKTDLDAGAVKSIAFQLKGKIDNLFMIIGSTANQKPVLTVFISEDLVSSKSLNAGTIVRELGQFIKGGGGGQAFFATAGGKEIGGIDQALQEAKKYLN, translated from the coding sequence ATGAAATCAAGAGCGATACGTCAAGCATTTTTTGACTTTTTTAAGAAGAAACAACATGAAATTGTAGCGTCAGCACCTATTGTTTTAAAGGATGATCCAACCCTAATGTTTACCAATGCAGGGATGAATCAATTTAAAGATTATTTTTTAGGGTATAAAGAACCTAAATCTGTTCGTATAGCTGATACTCAGAAGTGTTTGCGTGTTTCAGGAAAGCATAATGATTTGGATGAAGTAGGGCATGATACCTACCATCATACGATGTTTGAAATGCTAGGGAATTGGTCTTTTGGAGACTATTTTAAAGAAGAGGCTATTGCTTGGGCATGGGAACTTTTAACAAAAGTTTATGAAATTCCAATAGATAATATCTATGTGTCAGTTTTTGAAGGAGATAAGACAGATAATTTACCAAAAGATATAGATGCTATTAATATTTGGAAAAAATATATTGCTGAAGATCGAATTTTAGAATTTGATAAAAAGGATAACTTTTGGGAGATGGGAGAAACAGGACCTTGTGGTCCTTGTTCTGAAATCCATGTTGATTTACGCTCTGAAGAGGAAAAAGCAAAGATTTCAGGTAAAGAATTAATAAATGCAGACCATCCACAAGTTGTAGAGGTATGGAATTTGGTTTTTATGGAGTTTATGCGTAAAGCAGACGGCTCTCTTGAGAAATTACCTCAAAAGCATATTGATACAGGAATGGGGTTTGAGCGTTTGTGCATGGCAATTCAAAAGAAAGCATCAAATTATGATACAGATGTTTTCATGCCAATCATTAATCAAATAGAGACTATTTCTGGAAAAACATATGGTGAAAATGAAGAAGATGATATCGCAATTCGTGTGGTAGCCGATCATTTAAGAGCAGTTTCTTTTGCAATAGCAGATGGGCAATTACCTTCGAACAATGGTGCAGGTTATGTGATTCGCCGTATTTTACGCCGTGCAATTTCATATGGCTATCGTTTTTTAAATCAGAAAGAACCTTTTATTTATAGACTGGTTGATATTTTAGAAAAAGAAATGGGTGAGTTTTTCCCAGAGATTATCAAACAAAAAGAATTGATTGTGAATGTAATTAAAGAAGAAGAAGTTTCTTTTTTAAGAACATTAGAACAAGGTTTAAATCGTATTTCACAAATTATTGAAAAAAATAAAAAAGAAGGAAAAACAATCATAGAAGGGAAAGTGGTTTTCGAATTGTATGATACATTTGGTTTTCCAACTGATTTATCAGCTTTAGTGGCAGAGAATTTTGGAATGACGATTGACGAAAAAGGATTTGAAAAACACATGCAAGATCAAAAAGATCGTGCTAGAAAAGCTTCTGAATCAGAAACAGGTGATTGGGTAGTGATACTTGAAGATGAAAAGGAAGAATTTATTGGATATGATTATTTAGAAGCGGATGTAAAAATTACGAAATACCGTAAAGTAACTAATAAAAAAGGATCATTTTATCAAATTGCCTTTAATTTTACACCATTTTACGCAGAAAGTGGAGGTCAAGTAGGTGATACAGGTTATATTGAAGCTTTAGGAGAGAAAATAACTATATTAGATACAAAAAAAGAGAATAATTTAATTATTCATATTACCAAAACATTACCGAAAACTCCAGAAGCGACATTTAAAGCTTTTGTAGATAAGAAAAGAAGAGATGCTATTACAAAAAACCATACAGCAACGCATTTATTACACCAGGCTTTACGTGAGGTTTTAGGAGATCATGTAGAACAAAGAGGATCACATGTAAGTGAAGATCGATTACGCTTTGATTTTTCACATTTTTCAAAAATTACAGAAGAAGAAATGCAACAAATTGAAGAAATTGTTTTTAAAAATATTATTGCAGGTCATCCTTTAGAGGAGAATCGTTCTGTTCCGATTAATGTAGCGATTGAGAAAGGAGCTATGGCTTTATTTGGAGAAAAATATGATGATGTTGTACGTACAATTGGTTTTGGAGATTCTTTTGAATTATGTGGAGGTTGTCATGTGAAATCAACTACCGATATTATGATGTTTCATATTGAATCAGAAAGCTCTATCGCATCTGGAATACGTAGAATAGAAGCGATTACGGGGCAAAAAGCAATTGATCATTTGAAAAAACATTTTACAGAATATTCGGATGTATTAAAAATCTTAAAAAATCCGAAAGAACCGGTTAAAGCGATAGAATCAATACAAAAAGAAAACAATGAGTTGCGTAAACAAGTAGAGCAATTTATTAAAGAAAAAGCTTTAGTTGCAAAAGATGAATGGATCAATAAAGCTGAAAAAATAGGGGATATCACTTTTATTTCAGAAAAAACAGATTTAGATGCAGGAGCTGTAAAAAGTATAGCTTTTCAATTGAAGGGTAAAATTGATAATTTATTTATGATTATAGGGTCAACAGCTAATCAGAAACCAGTATTAACAGTCTTTATTTCAGAAGATTTAGTATCTTCTAAATCATTAAATGCAGGAACGATTGTTCGTGAATTAGGTCAGTTTATTAAAGGTGGCGGTGGTGGTCAAGCTTTCTTTGCAACTGCAGGAGGTAAAGAAATTGGAGGTATTGATCAAGCATTACAGGAAGCAAAAAAATATTTGAATTAA